Proteins from a single region of Candidatus Komeilibacteria bacterium CG_4_10_14_0_2_um_filter_37_10:
- a CDS encoding magnesium chelatase, with protein sequence MSVVINCATIIGLNCQPIAVEADLSSALNNFIIVGLPDQSVAEARERVRQAVRNSALDWPRRKVIVNLAPADLKKFGSYYDLAMAVAILWCSRAIRINPEDAQAYYLGELSLTGDIKPINGVLSIAKTLAEIGAKKIYLPIANVAEASLINGLEIRGANNLAELVAHLQGKEILPVANGGTAAAQETVSYPVDLSDIRGQAQAKRALVIAAAGNHNLLLTGPPGSGKTMLAKSMISLLPPLTREESLAVTNIYSVAGLLPRKHPLLVAAPWRHPHHTASAISLIGGGSHPAPGEITLAHKGVLFLDELPEFPRTVLENLRQPLEDKVVTIARVFGTYEFPADFILLAAMNPCPCGYLSDPDRRCVCSPGSIIKYRNKISGPLLDRIDLFVEVPRLQFAELVQKDDAEKSSHWREIVSQTRQRQRARQQGLLNYQLTSQQTRQYCQLGKEAQLLLEQAINQLNLSPRSYFRLLKIARTIADLACSEEILTEHLAESLQYRLKNN encoded by the coding sequence ATGTCTGTAGTAATTAATTGCGCAACGATTATCGGTTTAAATTGCCAGCCAATTGCGGTGGAGGCAGATTTGAGCAGCGCTTTGAATAATTTTATTATTGTTGGATTACCTGATCAGAGTGTAGCTGAAGCGCGGGAGCGAGTGCGTCAAGCCGTTCGTAATAGTGCCTTGGATTGGCCACGCCGTAAGGTGATAGTCAATTTAGCGCCAGCCGATTTAAAAAAATTTGGGAGCTATTATGATTTGGCTATGGCCGTGGCAATTTTGTGGTGTTCGCGGGCTATCCGCATCAATCCCGAAGATGCCCAAGCCTATTATCTGGGCGAGCTGTCTTTGACTGGCGACATCAAACCAATCAACGGTGTTCTGAGTATAGCTAAAACATTAGCGGAAATCGGAGCAAAAAAGATATATCTACCAATCGCTAATGTAGCTGAAGCATCTTTAATTAATGGTTTAGAAATAAGGGGTGCCAATAATTTAGCAGAATTAGTTGCTCACCTGCAAGGAAAAGAAATATTGCCAGTAGCAAACGGTGGTACGGCCGCGGCTCAAGAAACGGTCAGTTATCCAGTAGATTTGTCGGATATTCGTGGACAAGCACAAGCTAAACGAGCACTGGTCATTGCCGCGGCCGGCAACCACAATTTATTACTTACTGGGCCACCAGGTTCAGGTAAAACCATGCTAGCTAAATCCATGATTTCGCTTCTACCACCATTAACTCGTGAAGAATCTTTAGCTGTTACCAATATTTATAGTGTCGCCGGTTTATTACCACGCAAGCATCCTTTGCTAGTCGCGGCACCTTGGCGTCATCCGCATCATACCGCTTCAGCCATTTCTTTGATCGGTGGCGGCAGTCATCCAGCTCCCGGTGAAATAACGTTGGCGCATAAGGGAGTTCTATTTCTCGATGAGTTACCAGAATTTCCGCGTACTGTTTTGGAAAATTTACGACAGCCATTGGAGGATAAGGTCGTAACCATTGCCCGCGTGTTTGGTACTTATGAGTTTCCCGCCGACTTCATTTTATTAGCGGCGATGAATCCGTGTCCTTGTGGTTATTTAAGCGATCCTGATCGACGTTGCGTTTGTTCACCAGGAAGCATTATTAAATATCGCAATAAAATATCTGGACCACTTTTGGATCGCATTGATCTGTTTGTGGAAGTACCGCGTTTGCAGTTTGCGGAATTGGTACAGAAAGATGATGCGGAAAAATCTAGTCATTGGCGGGAGATTGTTAGTCAGACACGCCAAAGACAAAGAGCACGACAGCAAGGACTACTAAATTATCAATTAACCAGTCAGCAGACAAGGCAGTATTGTCAGTTGGGCAAAGAAGCCCAGTTGCTTTTAGAGCAAGCGATTAATCAACTTAATTTATCACCACGTAGTTACTTTCGCTTATTAAAAATTGCACGCACGATAGCTGATTTAGCTTGTTCTGAGGAAATTTTGACAGAACACTTAGCCGAGTCTTTGCAGTATCGGTTAAAGAACAACTAA